From one Magnetofaba australis IT-1 genomic stretch:
- a CDS encoding RloB family protein → MGRDNHPRMRQAENLKRKKASKKPGQRFLIVCEGEKTEPIYLEDVKRALRLPSAKIEITQCLKGTAPIQIVAYAEKLFVEGDSRRRIPAREWDHVYAVFDRDAHQSYFNALSKITSLHNQRMRNDEKRVVPFTAICSVPNVELWFLLHFHDQLAPLNRDAALKALKKFLPKYEKGMGGVYDATYRSLPLAIRRARRLRDAGYNAYNIGLSSDMGKLLFALRSEYKRMKGKR, encoded by the coding sequence ATGGGTAGAGACAACCACCCCCGCATGCGCCAAGCGGAAAATCTCAAGCGCAAAAAAGCATCCAAAAAGCCCGGTCAACGATTCCTCATCGTCTGTGAAGGGGAGAAGACTGAGCCGATTTATTTAGAGGATGTTAAGCGCGCATTGCGCCTGCCTTCGGCAAAAATCGAAATTACCCAGTGCCTGAAAGGCACGGCGCCAATCCAAATTGTGGCGTATGCCGAGAAGTTGTTTGTGGAGGGGGATTCCCGCAGGAGAATTCCTGCACGGGAATGGGACCATGTTTACGCGGTCTTCGACCGGGATGCCCACCAGAGCTATTTCAACGCGCTGAGTAAAATCACAAGCCTGCACAATCAGCGTATGCGCAACGATGAAAAGAGAGTGGTCCCGTTTACCGCCATCTGCTCGGTCCCCAATGTGGAGTTGTGGTTCCTGCTGCACTTTCACGATCAACTGGCGCCGTTGAATCGGGATGCTGCACTCAAAGCGTTGAAAAAATTTCTCCCAAAGTATGAGAAAGGTATGGGCGGGGTGTATGACGCCACCTATAGGAGTCTGCCTTTAGCCATACGCAGAGCCCGCAGGCTGCGCGACGCAGGCTATAACGCCTACAACATCGGCCTCTCCAGCGATATGGGTAAATTACTCTTCGCACTGCGTAGCGAGTACAAGCGAATGAAGGGAAAGCGGTGA
- a CDS encoding AAA family ATPase — translation MLLEFRVKNFLSFRDEQVFSLVASSDQTHADTHLIPTGIKSLPHALKSVAIYGPNAGGKSNLIQAMKRMCLSVLRSGSVGWMESIIQNRRFRLDPEMAEAPIEFDVTFIVDEVRYQYGFCLTKMRVVEEWLYAYPKQRPQQWFMRCYSEEKDLDEYNFSANLKGQRAQWQAATRPDALFLTMAVQLNSEKLKPIYNWFHQKFHGFGMLNDTPIHITNEIVDKKYIDIAAFMKSADLSIYDVKTKTDTTQHIVIDSKSGELQIREEESEERSPVFKHKGALGDAWFEHYEESLGTQHLYALVGSLYKVLDRGDLLVVDELDASLHTHIVLEILALFHNPETNPNGAQLIFTTHNTALLNADVLRRDQVCFVGKDENQASIISALSDFSPRKGEALEKNYLAGRYGAVPITSGLATPRKRRAADG, via the coding sequence TTGATCCCCACCGGGATCAAATCCCTGCCCCATGCCCTTAAAAGCGTCGCCATCTATGGTCCCAACGCAGGGGGGAAGTCCAATTTGATCCAGGCGATGAAAAGGATGTGCCTATCAGTACTGAGGTCTGGCTCAGTGGGGTGGATGGAGTCTATTATTCAGAATAGACGTTTTCGTCTTGACCCCGAAATGGCGGAAGCCCCCATTGAGTTTGACGTCACATTTATTGTTGATGAAGTGCGATATCAATACGGCTTTTGTCTGACAAAAATGCGTGTGGTGGAAGAGTGGCTCTACGCCTATCCAAAACAACGGCCTCAGCAATGGTTTATGCGTTGCTATAGTGAGGAAAAAGATCTTGATGAGTATAATTTTAGTGCAAATTTGAAGGGACAGCGGGCTCAGTGGCAAGCCGCCACGCGTCCTGATGCCTTGTTCCTCACTATGGCAGTACAGTTAAATAGTGAAAAGCTGAAGCCTATCTATAATTGGTTTCATCAAAAATTTCATGGTTTTGGTATGCTTAATGATACCCCGATCCATATAACCAATGAAATTGTCGATAAGAAATATATTGACATAGCTGCATTTATGAAGTCTGCTGATCTGTCAATATATGACGTAAAAACAAAAACAGACACAACACAACATATTGTAATTGACAGTAAGTCAGGAGAGCTTCAAATAAGGGAAGAGGAGTCAGAAGAAAGATCCCCTGTTTTTAAGCATAAAGGAGCATTGGGGGATGCTTGGTTTGAGCACTATGAAGAGTCATTAGGGACACAGCATTTGTATGCTTTAGTCGGCTCTCTGTACAAAGTATTAGATCGAGGCGATTTGCTTGTTGTCGACGAACTAGACGCAAGCTTGCACACGCATATCGTGTTGGAAATCCTGGCGCTGTTCCACAATCCTGAGACCAACCCCAACGGCGCGCAGTTGATCTTCACCACCCACAACACCGCCCTGCTCAATGCCGACGTGCTGCGTCGGGATCAGGTCTGTTTTGTTGGAAAAGATGAAAATCAGGCCAGCATCATCAGCGCCCTGAGCGATTTCAGCCCCAGAAAGGGGGAGGCGCTGGAGAAGAACTATCTGGCCGGGCGCTACGGCGCGGTACCTATCACCTCAGGGCTGGCTACGCCGCGTAAGCGGAGAGCGGCGGATGGGTAG